One segment of Strix aluco isolate bStrAlu1 chromosome 4, bStrAlu1.hap1, whole genome shotgun sequence DNA contains the following:
- the ALB gene encoding albumin isoform X1 encodes MKWVTLISFIFLLSSARSWNLQRVARDTEHKSEIAHRYNDLKEETFKAVTMITFAQYLQRCSYDGLSKLVKDVVDLAQKCVANEDAPECAKPLPSIFLDEICQVEKLRDSYGAMADCCSKADPERNECFLSFKVPQPDFVQPYQRPASDVICKEYQDNRVSLLGHFIYSVGRRNPFLYAPTILSLAADYEHALQTCCKESDVGACLDEKALAIKERAKKVSMKQQYSCGIIKKFGERTFQADKLARLSQKYPKAPFAEILKLIHDTKAVYKECCEGDMIECMDDMAEIMTYMCSKQEVFSSKIKHCCEKPVVERSQCVIEADFDDKPEDLPSLVEKYIQDKEVCKRFEAGHDEFLSEFVYEYSRRHPEFSTQLILRVTKGYETLLEKCCKTDNPAECYGNAQEELNKHIKETQDLVKTNCELLTTHGEQDFLKAILTRYTKKMPQVSTDTLLEIGQKMTNVGKKCCQLPEDRRLPCSEGYLSVVIQEMCRRQETTPINDNVSHCCSDSYAYRRPCFTAMEVDTKYVPPAFDPEMFNFDEKLCTAAPAERDVGHMKLLVNLIKRKPQMTEEQIKTIADGFTAMVDKCCKQSDIETCFGEEGANLIVQSRATLGIGA; translated from the exons ATGAAGTGGGTAACAttaatctcatttattttcctcttaagtTCTGCCAGATCCTGGAATCTGCAAAGAGTTGCTCGAGACACAG AACACAAGAGTGAAATTGCCCATCGCTACAATGATTTGAAGGAAGAAACATTTAAGGCTGT TACCATGATCACATTTGCCCAGTATCTCCAGAGATGTTCTTATGATGGATTGTCTAAGCTGGTGAAGGATGTTGTTGATCTGGCACAGAAGTGTGTGGCCAATGAGGATGCTCCTGAATGTGCAAAACCACTG CCCTCCATTTTCCTGGATGAAATCTGCCAAGTAGAGAAGCTCCGCGACTCATACGGTGCAATGGCTGACTGCTGTAGTAAAGCTGATCCTGAAAGAAATGAGTGTTTCCTGTCATTTAAAGTTCCGCAACCAGACTTTGTTCAGCCATACCAAAGACCAGCTTCTGATGTGATATGCAAGGAGTACCAGGACAACCGGGTGTCATTGCTGGGACA TTTCATCTATTCTGTTGGAAGAAGAAACCCCTTCTTGTATGCCCCAACAATCCTCAGTCTGGCTGCTGATTATGAACATGCACTTCAAACCTGTTGCAAAGAGAGTGACGTTGGTGCTTGCTTGGATGAAAAG GCACTTGCCATAAAAGAAAGAGCCAAGAAAGTAAGCATGAAGCAGCAGTATTCTTGTGGAATCATCAAGAAGTTTGGTGAGAGAACTTTCCAAGCAGA TAAACTCGCTCGCCTGAGCCAGAAATATCCCAAGGCTCCATTCGCAGAAATTCTTAAACTTATACATGACACTAAGGCGGTCTACAAAGAGTGCTGTGAAGGCGACATGATAGAGTGCATGGATGACATG GCAGAGATTATGACCTATATGTGCTCTAAACAAGAAGTTTTCTCAAGTAAAATCAAACACTGCTGTGAGAAGCCAGTTGTGGAACGAAGCCAGTGTGTTATTGAAGCAGATTTCGATGACAAACCTGAAGATCTCCCTTCACTAGTTGAAAAATACATACAAGATAAGGAAGTGTGTAAAAGGTTTGAGGCAGGCCATGATGAATTCTTGTCAGA GTTTGTTTATGAATACTCACGAAGACACCCTGAGTTCTCCACGCAGCTGATTCTGAGAGTTACTAAGGGATATGAAACACTCCTGGAAAAGTGCTGCAAAACAGACAACCCTGCTGAGTGCTACGGAAATGCT CAAGAGGAATTGAATAAACATATCAAAGAAACTCAGGATCTTGTAAAGACAAACTGTGAACTTCTCACTACCCATGGCGAGCAAGACTTTCTTAAAGC aattctgaCCCGCTACACTAAGAAAATGCCCCAGGTATCGACTGATACCTTGCTTGAGATTGGACAGAAAATGACAAACGTTGGTAAAAAGTGCTGCCAGCTTCCCGAAGACAGACGCCTACCTTGTTCTGAGGGATAT ctgAGTGTTGTGATTCAGGAAATGTGCAGGAGACAGGAGACCACACCTATAAATGACAATGTTTCACATTGCTGCAGCGACTCCTATGCTTACAGGAGACCATGTTTCACTGCCATGGAAGTAGATACCAAATATGTGCCTCCAGCATTCGACCCTGAGATGTTCAACTTTGATGAAAAACTGTGCACTGCTGCTCCTGCTGAACGGGACGTAGGGCATATGAA